One Triticum dicoccoides isolate Atlit2015 ecotype Zavitan chromosome 5B, WEW_v2.0, whole genome shotgun sequence genomic window carries:
- the LOC119305135 gene encoding uncharacterized protein LOC119305135, whose protein sequence is MEPGAAPSGPGACSGPEAGGDLQYLEVELARPWEGDGNLQQGAGLGMTRWGFAGPGRGGGSAGPGRRGGWEGICWVRWEAMEVEDPEVGGDGGGRIWKTTWVEIEERIQN, encoded by the exons ATGGAGCCTGGAGCTGCACCTTCTGGACCTGGAGCCTGTTCAG GACCTGAAGCCGGCGGCGATCTGCAGTACCTGGAGGTGGAGCTGGCGAGGCCCTGGGAGGGTGACGGCAATCTGCAGCAGGGCGCTGGCCTTGGGATGACGAGGTGGGGATTTGCTGGCCCAGGACGAGGAGGGGGATCTGCTGGCCCAGGAAGACGGGGAGGATGGGAGGGGATCTGCTGGGTGAGATGGGAGGCGATGGAGGTGGAGGATCCAGAG GTGGGGGGCGATGGAGGCGGGCGGATCTGGAAGACGACCTGGGTGGAGATCGAGGAGAGAATTCAAAATTGA